The Sphingopyxis fribergensis genome contains a region encoding:
- a CDS encoding DUF4163 domain-containing protein encodes MKTETLWRNATSVLAGALLLAGCSDEKPTEAEKVAAASVPGAPSQGAADATAKGAPASNVTEKSDLIEFVYAYPKDAAQIAELANALDGDRAAKREALIAAAQRDKAAAEKGGFPYRVHSHRQNWQRVTSTPRFLSLSAEIDSYAGGAHGMQSFDTLIWDRNRRRQMKPLDLFISSEAFDAAIRDPFCAGIKRAKAAKGILADEAPDSPFAKCPPASAQTIWLGSSDGRYLDRMTIAIGPYEVGPYAEGSYKINVPVTGALVKAVKQEFARDFLPIN; translated from the coding sequence ATGAAGACCGAAACGCTCTGGCGAAATGCCACGTCCGTCCTCGCCGGCGCGCTGTTGCTGGCGGGCTGCTCCGACGAAAAGCCGACGGAGGCGGAGAAGGTGGCCGCCGCCTCGGTGCCGGGGGCACCGTCGCAAGGCGCCGCCGACGCAACGGCGAAAGGCGCGCCTGCGTCGAATGTCACCGAAAAAAGCGACCTGATCGAGTTCGTCTACGCCTATCCCAAAGACGCCGCCCAAATCGCCGAATTGGCGAATGCTCTCGACGGGGACCGGGCGGCGAAGCGCGAGGCGCTGATTGCGGCGGCGCAGCGTGACAAGGCGGCGGCGGAAAAGGGTGGGTTTCCTTATCGCGTCCATAGTCACCGCCAGAATTGGCAACGCGTGACCAGCACGCCGCGGTTCCTTAGCCTGTCGGCGGAAATCGACAGCTATGCCGGCGGCGCGCATGGCATGCAGAGCTTCGACACGCTGATATGGGATCGCAACCGGCGCAGGCAGATGAAGCCGCTCGACCTGTTCATAAGCAGCGAAGCGTTCGATGCAGCGATCCGCGATCCGTTCTGCGCGGGCATCAAGCGCGCGAAGGCGGCGAAGGGGATATTGGCCGACGAGGCGCCCGACAGCCCTTTCGCCAAATGCCCCCCGGCATCGGCGCAAACGATATGGCTGGGCTCTTCCGACGGACGTTATCTTGACCGCATGACGATCGCGATCGGTCCATATGAGGTCGGTCCCTACGCCGAGGGTTCATACAAGATCAACGTGCCGGTGACCGGCGCGCTCGTCAAAGCCGTGAAACAAGAATTCGCGCGCGATTTTCTCCCCATCAATTGA
- a CDS encoding SDR family oxidoreductase, giving the protein MAKQPKVGKIGESSKEKKGKVVAAAKLRRAVGSDKTIAKPPSDREADLDRAPKWEPRYPGSGRLDGKVAIVTGGDSGIGRAVSALFAREGADVAIVYLDNKADADDTVAIVEAEGRRAVAIKADVGKAKAGEKIVAQVVDKFGKLDILVNNAGEQHPAEDIRDISPEQLQQTFATNIFGMFYLVQAALPHLKKGAAIVNCTSVTMYQGSKGLLDYSATKGAITAFTRSLSENLVEKGIRVNGVAPGPIWTPLNPRGGAPAEKVATFGESTPMKRPGEPNEVAPAFLFLACDDSSYMSGQVLHPNGGTILNG; this is encoded by the coding sequence ATGGCGAAGCAGCCCAAGGTCGGAAAAATCGGTGAAAGCTCCAAGGAGAAAAAGGGCAAGGTGGTTGCCGCGGCGAAGCTGCGCCGCGCCGTGGGATCGGACAAGACGATCGCCAAGCCGCCATCGGACCGCGAAGCCGATCTCGACCGCGCGCCCAAGTGGGAGCCGCGCTATCCCGGCTCGGGCCGACTCGACGGCAAGGTTGCGATCGTCACCGGCGGCGACAGCGGAATCGGCCGTGCAGTCTCGGCCTTGTTCGCGCGCGAGGGCGCCGATGTCGCGATCGTTTATTTGGACAACAAGGCGGACGCGGACGATACCGTGGCGATTGTCGAAGCCGAGGGGCGCCGCGCGGTCGCAATCAAGGCCGACGTCGGCAAGGCCAAGGCGGGCGAAAAGATTGTTGCGCAGGTCGTCGACAAATTCGGCAAACTCGACATCCTCGTCAACAATGCCGGCGAGCAACATCCTGCCGAGGACATCCGCGACATCAGCCCCGAACAGTTGCAGCAGACCTTCGCCACCAACATCTTCGGCATGTTCTATCTCGTTCAGGCGGCGCTTCCGCATCTCAAGAAGGGCGCGGCGATCGTCAATTGCACCAGCGTGACCATGTATCAGGGCTCAAAGGGCCTGCTCGACTATAGCGCGACCAAGGGCGCCATCACCGCCTTCACCCGCTCGCTCAGCGAAAATCTGGTGGAGAAGGGCATCCGTGTGAACGGCGTCGCGCCCGGTCCGATCTGGACCCCGCTGAACCCGCGCGGCGGGGCGCCGGCGGAAAAGGTCGCGACCTTCGGCGAAAGCACGCCGATGAAGCGACCGGGAGAACCCAATGAGGTCGCGCCTGCCTTCCTGTTCCTCGCGTGCGACGACAGCAGCTATATGTCGGGCCAGGTGCTGCATCCCAACGGCGGCACGATTCTTAATGGCTAG
- a CDS encoding DUF3008 family protein → MPAKSKAQQKAAGAALSAKRGDTPKSKLKGASKQMADGMSEKQLEDFAKGSTKGKPEHAD, encoded by the coding sequence ATGCCAGCTAAATCGAAAGCCCAGCAGAAAGCCGCCGGTGCGGCGCTCAGCGCCAAGCGCGGCGACACGCCGAAATCGAAACTCAAGGGCGCGTCGAAACAGATGGCCGACGGCATGAGCGAAAAGCAGCTTGAGGATTTTGCCAAAGGCTCGACCAAGGGCAAACCCGAACACGCTGACTGA
- a CDS encoding flavin-containing monooxygenase: MAGTATMERPADAKAAPVDQDVLIVGAGISGIGMAVHLQMHSPDRSFGLVERREQLGGTWDLFRYPGIRSDSDMHTLGFVFEPWKHEKSIADGPSILEYLNRIVDERHIRERIRFDSKVVGADWDSSAARWTVTMEDSKGARSTTTARWLYLGSGYYDYDEPFDAQFAGRENFQGQIIHPQFWPKDLDYKGKKVIVIGSGATAVTIVPSMKEAAHVTMLQRTPTWYFIRPAKDGFANFLRKFLPEGLAYKITRFKNVRLQDIAFRRAREKPEKVKEFLTKKLQESLGDRYDAEAFTPPYNPWDQRLCLVPDADFFEAMKADKASVVTDHIEEFDATGIQLKSGKHLDADIIVTATGLKLAVAGKIPVRVDGAPVDWHDHFYYKACMFSNVPNFSAVFGYLNASWTLRADIVSEYVCRVLNHMRDTGTTVATPALADPSSLEEENVFDFSSGYIQRSLHIMPKSTAQLPWRLSQNYVQDRIDMRTGAIADGVLTFSNARAVASAPAELEAAE, from the coding sequence ATGGCAGGCACGGCGACGATGGAACGTCCCGCAGACGCGAAGGCTGCGCCGGTCGATCAGGATGTGCTGATCGTCGGAGCGGGGATTTCGGGCATAGGCATGGCTGTGCATTTGCAGATGCACTCTCCCGACCGCAGCTTTGGCCTCGTCGAACGCCGCGAACAGCTTGGCGGCACCTGGGATCTCTTCCGCTACCCCGGCATTCGTTCGGACAGCGACATGCACACGCTCGGCTTTGTCTTCGAACCGTGGAAGCATGAAAAGTCGATCGCCGACGGCCCGTCGATCCTCGAATATCTGAACCGCATCGTCGACGAGCGCCATATCCGCGAGCGCATTCGCTTCGACAGCAAGGTCGTCGGCGCCGACTGGGACAGCAGCGCCGCGCGCTGGACCGTGACGATGGAGGACAGCAAGGGCGCGAGGTCGACGACGACCGCACGCTGGCTTTATCTTGGGTCGGGCTATTACGACTATGACGAGCCCTTCGACGCGCAATTTGCAGGCCGCGAGAATTTCCAGGGCCAGATCATCCACCCGCAATTCTGGCCGAAGGATCTCGATTACAAAGGCAAGAAGGTCATCGTGATCGGATCGGGTGCAACCGCGGTCACGATCGTCCCGTCGATGAAGGAAGCCGCCCACGTCACGATGCTCCAGCGCACGCCGACATGGTATTTCATCCGGCCAGCCAAGGACGGGTTCGCGAACTTCCTTCGCAAATTCCTGCCCGAAGGTCTCGCGTACAAGATCACGCGCTTCAAGAATGTCCGGCTGCAGGACATCGCCTTCCGCCGTGCGCGGGAGAAGCCCGAGAAGGTCAAGGAGTTCCTGACCAAGAAGCTGCAAGAGAGCCTCGGCGACCGCTACGATGCAGAAGCCTTCACTCCACCCTACAACCCATGGGACCAGCGCCTGTGCCTCGTTCCCGATGCCGATTTCTTCGAAGCCATGAAGGCGGACAAGGCGTCGGTCGTGACCGATCATATCGAGGAGTTCGACGCGACCGGCATCCAGTTGAAGTCGGGCAAGCATCTCGACGCAGATATCATTGTGACCGCGACGGGTCTGAAGCTCGCGGTCGCGGGCAAGATTCCAGTGCGTGTCGACGGCGCGCCGGTCGATTGGCATGACCATTTCTATTACAAGGCGTGCATGTTCTCGAACGTGCCGAACTTTTCGGCCGTTTTCGGGTATCTCAACGCAAGCTGGACGCTGCGCGCCGACATCGTATCCGAATATGTCTGCCGCGTGCTCAACCATATGCGCGATACGGGCACCACGGTCGCCACCCCGGCGCTCGCCGATCCGTCGAGCCTCGAAGAGGAAAATGTCTTCGACTTCTCGTCAGGCTATATCCAGCGTTCGCTGCACATCATGCCCAAGAGCACGGCCCAACTGCCTTGGCGGCTCAGCCAGAATTATGTGCAGGACCGGATCGACATGCGCACCGGCGCGATCGCCGACGGCGTGCTAACGTTCAGCAATGCGCGCGCGGTGGCGAGCGCTCCTGCGGAACTGGAGGCGGCCGAGTAA
- a CDS encoding DUF47 family protein — protein MRQIAVLPYRFGGPAQDGPTEILLITSRETKRWVVPKGNPLTGITRHAAAAIEAEEEAGVIGAVCPTPIGSYEYRKRRANGASIMYNVEVFPLAVTNELADWKEMDERDRKWFSFRDAASAVDEPDLQALIRSFGDNGFRAVAAPRSAVQNVAEKAGVSWMFAWFQRLLPRQGNFFELFESHAATLVAGANALSRMLQGGEGMADHVQEIIEREHDADAITREVLQTVRRTFLTPFDRSAITDLIASMDDAIDEMQKTAGAVDLYDVTEFEPEMRDIGGIIVDAARLTAEALPLLRNIGANGPRLHELTERLVRMEGHADEIHAAGLKRLFREHGEANPTQFLIARELFRHLERVTDSFEDVANEIDGLVIDHA, from the coding sequence TTGCGCCAGATCGCTGTCCTTCCTTATCGATTCGGCGGACCCGCGCAGGATGGCCCGACTGAAATCCTGCTGATCACGTCGCGTGAAACCAAGCGTTGGGTGGTGCCAAAGGGCAATCCTTTGACCGGCATCACGCGTCACGCCGCCGCCGCGATCGAGGCGGAAGAAGAGGCCGGTGTGATCGGCGCGGTCTGCCCGACGCCGATCGGCAGTTATGAATATCGCAAGCGCCGGGCAAACGGTGCGTCGATCATGTATAATGTCGAAGTCTTCCCACTCGCGGTGACAAACGAACTCGCCGACTGGAAGGAAATGGACGAACGCGACCGAAAATGGTTCTCGTTCCGCGACGCCGCGTCGGCGGTCGACGAGCCCGATTTGCAGGCGCTGATCCGCTCGTTCGGCGACAACGGCTTCCGCGCGGTCGCCGCGCCGCGCAGCGCCGTCCAGAATGTAGCAGAGAAAGCAGGGGTTAGCTGGATGTTCGCATGGTTTCAGCGTTTGCTGCCGCGACAGGGAAATTTCTTTGAATTGTTCGAAAGCCACGCCGCGACGCTCGTCGCCGGGGCCAACGCCTTGTCGCGTATGCTGCAGGGCGGCGAGGGCATGGCCGACCATGTCCAGGAAATCATCGAGCGCGAGCATGACGCCGACGCGATCACGCGCGAAGTGTTGCAGACCGTCCGCCGCACTTTTCTGACGCCGTTCGACCGCAGCGCGATCACTGACCTCATCGCCTCGATGGATGATGCGATCGACGAGATGCAGAAGACCGCAGGCGCGGTCGACCTTTATGACGTGACCGAATTCGAACCCGAGATGCGCGATATCGGCGGCATCATCGTCGACGCCGCGCGGCTCACCGCAGAGGCGCTGCCGCTGCTCCGCAACATCGGCGCCAACGGCCCGCGGCTCCACGAACTCACCGAGCGGCTGGTGCGGATGGAAGGCCATGCCGACGAGATCCATGCCGCCGGACTCAAGCGCCTGTTCCGCGAGCATGGCGAAGCGAACCCCACGCAATTCCTGATCGCACGCGAACTCTTTCGCCATCTCGAACGCGTCACCGACAGTTTCGAAGATGTGGCGAACGAGATCGACGGTTTGGTCATCGACCACGCATAA
- a CDS encoding inorganic phosphate transporter, protein MHELAFPLLVGLVILALAFDFLNGLHDAANSIATVVATRLLRPVQAVLFAAFFNFAAYFLSVIFPELHKVAETIGKGIIDKDLVTPAVVFGALVGAMFWNVVTWLKGIPSSSSHALVGGIVGAGVAHAGFEGIEWTGLNKTVIAIFLSPLLGMMLAMLVMLLSSWALRRATASFAEKTFRRLHLLSSAAYSISHGLNDAQKTMGIITVLLYSTGYLGGEFHIPHWVAFSCYVAIALGTLSGGWKIIETMGGRITKLSHHQGFAASTGGSIMVFTASLLGIPVSTTHTITGSIIGAGVARRASAVRWGVAGNVVAAWFITIPASAIVAAAFYGITRLF, encoded by the coding sequence ATGCACGAACTCGCTTTCCCGCTTCTTGTCGGCCTCGTCATCCTCGCGCTGGCGTTCGACTTCCTGAACGGCCTGCACGACGCCGCGAACAGCATCGCGACCGTCGTCGCGACGCGGCTGCTGCGCCCGGTGCAGGCGGTGCTGTTCGCCGCCTTCTTCAACTTTGCCGCCTATTTCCTGTCGGTCATCTTCCCCGAACTGCACAAGGTTGCCGAAACGATCGGCAAGGGGATCATCGACAAGGATCTGGTGACCCCGGCGGTCGTGTTCGGCGCGCTGGTCGGTGCGATGTTCTGGAACGTCGTCACTTGGCTGAAGGGCATCCCCTCCTCGTCGAGCCACGCGCTGGTCGGCGGTATCGTCGGTGCGGGCGTCGCGCACGCTGGTTTCGAAGGAATCGAGTGGACCGGTCTTAACAAGACGGTCATCGCGATCTTCCTGTCACCGTTGCTCGGCATGATGCTCGCGATGCTGGTGATGTTGCTCAGCAGCTGGGCGCTGCGCCGTGCGACCGCCAGTTTTGCGGAGAAGACCTTTCGCCGTCTCCATCTGCTGTCCTCGGCCGCCTATTCGATCAGCCACGGGCTGAACGACGCGCAAAAGACGATGGGGATCATCACCGTGCTCCTCTATTCGACCGGCTATCTCGGCGGAGAATTTCATATTCCGCATTGGGTCGCGTTCAGCTGTTATGTGGCCATTGCGCTCGGCACGCTGTCGGGCGGGTGGAAGATCATCGAGACGATGGGCGGCCGCATCACCAAATTGTCGCATCATCAGGGCTTCGCCGCGTCGACTGGCGGCTCGATCATGGTGTTCACCGCCAGCCTGCTCGGCATTCCGGTATCGACGACGCACACGATCACCGGCAGCATCATTGGCGCCGGCGTCGCGCGCCGCGCCAGCGCGGTGCGCTGGGGGGTCGCGGGTAACGTTGTCGCGGCGTGGTTCATCACCATCCCGGCGAGCGCGATCGTCGCGGCGGCTTTCTACGGGATCACGCGGCTGTTCTGA
- a CDS encoding DUF4403 family protein — MHVKAFAALLLIGSLAACDRRAAVEAPPRATDKAPSPTQKSLIAVPINANTASLKQTLERAVPRTLWTINQREPACVQPQRVKVFGKKVKVTPPIACTIVGQVTRGPLRLRGEGSDIVVDIPLSARISARDVGGVLKGETATGAAMAHARITVELTPDWRTQGKARITYGWTKAPGIDFLGRRITFTDEADAKLKPVVRDVEREVNREIAKIDIRKQAADVWRQSFTALELNRENPPVWMRVTPQRILYGGYHIEGDRMNLNLGLEAITETFVSGRPADPEPTALPRLVREVPKPHLDVRVPVIADYAVLQPVVDRALGKRSARPFILPKLGSMMVKFGKSTIYGAPGGRIAVGVDIEAKLEMRSGAPTKGRIWMTGIPVNNPGSAEVHFTDLIINGDTDGVGGDLLLVLGRSEGFAPLIAAALTQNFAHDLGELQDKIRRAVDQRREGPFVIRTRVERFETGVIKAYGNGMYLPVRMVGGASVDYRPPR, encoded by the coding sequence ATGCACGTCAAGGCATTTGCCGCACTGCTATTGATCGGATCGCTCGCCGCTTGCGACCGTCGGGCTGCCGTCGAAGCGCCGCCGCGCGCGACGGACAAGGCCCCGTCCCCTACGCAAAAGTCGCTGATTGCGGTGCCGATCAACGCCAACACCGCATCGCTCAAACAAACGCTGGAACGTGCGGTGCCACGCACTTTGTGGACGATCAACCAGCGCGAACCGGCCTGCGTCCAACCGCAGCGCGTCAAGGTCTTCGGCAAGAAGGTGAAGGTCACCCCGCCGATAGCCTGCACGATCGTCGGCCAGGTCACGCGCGGGCCGCTGCGGCTGCGCGGCGAAGGGTCCGACATCGTAGTCGACATTCCGTTGAGTGCGCGGATCAGCGCGCGCGACGTTGGCGGCGTGCTGAAGGGCGAGACCGCGACGGGCGCCGCGATGGCGCATGCGCGAATCACGGTCGAACTCACCCCCGACTGGCGCACGCAAGGCAAGGCGCGCATCACCTATGGCTGGACCAAGGCGCCGGGGATCGATTTCCTGGGACGCCGGATCACCTTCACCGATGAGGCCGACGCAAAGCTGAAGCCCGTGGTCCGCGATGTCGAACGCGAAGTGAATCGCGAGATCGCGAAGATCGACATCCGCAAACAGGCCGCCGATGTCTGGCGGCAGAGCTTCACCGCGCTCGAACTCAATCGCGAAAACCCGCCGGTGTGGATGCGCGTCACCCCGCAGCGCATCCTCTATGGCGGCTACCACATCGAGGGCGATCGCATGAACCTCAACCTTGGGCTGGAGGCGATCACCGAAACCTTCGTCTCGGGCCGCCCGGCCGATCCGGAACCCACCGCACTGCCGCGCCTCGTCCGCGAAGTGCCCAAGCCGCATCTCGATGTGCGGGTGCCGGTGATCGCCGATTATGCCGTGCTTCAGCCCGTCGTCGACCGCGCGCTGGGGAAACGATCAGCGCGGCCGTTCATTCTTCCAAAGCTCGGATCGATGATGGTGAAGTTCGGCAAATCCACCATTTACGGCGCGCCCGGCGGCAGGATCGCGGTCGGCGTCGATATCGAAGCAAAGCTGGAAATGCGATCGGGCGCGCCGACGAAGGGTCGCATCTGGATGACCGGCATCCCGGTCAACAATCCCGGCTCGGCCGAAGTCCATTTCACCGACCTCATCATCAACGGCGACACCGACGGGGTCGGCGGCGACCTGCTGCTCGTACTCGGTCGCAGCGAGGGCTTCGCGCCGCTGATCGCCGCAGCGTTGACGCAGAATTTTGCCCATGACCTTGGTGAGTTGCAAGACAAGATCCGGCGCGCGGTCGATCAGCGGCGCGAGGGGCCCTTCGTCATCCGCACGCGCGTCGAACGGTTCGAGACGGGTGTGATCAAGGCTTATGGCAATGGCATGTACCTGCCGGTGCGGATGGTCGGTGGGGCCAGCGTCGATTATCGCCCGCCGCGATAA
- the rimO gene encoding 30S ribosomal protein S12 methylthiotransferase RimO has translation MTVKTLPTQPKVGMVSLGCPKALVDSERILTKLRADGYGLSPDYAGADVVLVNTCGFLDSAKEESLEAIGEAMAENGRVIVTGCMGNEADVIRARFPNVLAVTGAHQYEQVVDAVHDAAPPTQGPFVDLVPEGGLKLTPRHYSYLKISEGCNHSCSFCIIPDLRGKLVSRRIDAVLREAEKLVAAGTKELLVISQDTSAYGVDIRHDPRRWHGREVRAHMTDLARELGQLKTSEGRAPWVRLHYVYPYPHVDAVIPLMAEGLLTPYLDIPFQHASPSVLKRMKRPANEAKVLERLKNWRAIAPDIAIRSSFVVGFPGETEADFQYLLDWLDEAQLDRVGAFRFEPVAGAQANALADHVPEELKEERYQRIMEKTAAISAAKLEAKIGRTMPVIIDEVGEADEDGSIGATGRSQADAPEIDGHVYLRDVAATLKSGDIVDVEIEDADEHDLFGVVAG, from the coding sequence ATGACAGTCAAAACCCTCCCCACCCAGCCGAAGGTCGGCATGGTTTCGCTCGGCTGCCCCAAGGCATTGGTCGATAGCGAACGGATTCTCACCAAGCTGCGCGCCGACGGCTATGGCCTGTCGCCCGATTATGCGGGCGCCGACGTCGTGCTCGTCAACACCTGCGGCTTCCTCGACTCGGCGAAGGAAGAGAGCCTCGAGGCGATCGGCGAAGCGATGGCCGAGAATGGCCGCGTCATCGTCACCGGCTGCATGGGCAACGAGGCCGACGTCATCCGCGCGCGCTTCCCGAACGTGCTCGCGGTCACCGGCGCGCACCAGTATGAGCAGGTCGTCGACGCCGTCCACGACGCCGCGCCGCCCACCCAAGGCCCGTTCGTCGACCTCGTTCCCGAAGGCGGGCTGAAACTGACGCCGCGCCACTACAGCTACCTCAAGATTTCCGAAGGCTGCAACCACAGCTGCTCCTTCTGCATCATTCCGGACCTCCGCGGCAAGCTGGTCAGCCGCCGCATCGACGCGGTGCTGCGCGAGGCCGAAAAGCTCGTCGCCGCGGGCACTAAGGAACTGCTGGTGATCAGCCAGGACACCTCGGCTTACGGCGTCGATATCCGCCACGACCCGCGTCGGTGGCACGGCCGCGAAGTGCGCGCGCACATGACCGACCTCGCGCGCGAACTCGGCCAGTTAAAGACGAGCGAAGGCCGCGCCCCATGGGTGCGCCTCCACTATGTCTATCCCTATCCGCACGTCGACGCGGTCATCCCGCTGATGGCCGAGGGGCTGCTGACGCCCTATCTGGACATCCCCTTCCAGCATGCGAGCCCGAGCGTCCTCAAGCGCATGAAGCGCCCCGCGAACGAGGCGAAGGTGCTCGAACGCCTCAAAAACTGGCGCGCGATCGCCCCCGACATCGCGATCCGCTCGAGCTTCGTCGTCGGCTTCCCCGGCGAGACCGAGGCCGACTTCCAATATCTCCTCGACTGGCTCGACGAAGCGCAGCTCGACCGCGTCGGCGCCTTCCGCTTCGAACCCGTCGCGGGGGCGCAGGCCAACGCACTCGCCGATCATGTCCCCGAGGAACTCAAGGAAGAGCGCTACCAGCGCATCATGGAAAAGACCGCCGCGATCAGCGCGGCGAAGCTCGAAGCCAAGATCGGTCGCACCATGCCGGTGATCATCGACGAAGTCGGCGAAGCGGATGAAGACGGCAGCATCGGCGCCACTGGCCGATCACAGGCGGATGCGCCCGAGATTGACGGCCACGTCTATCTGCGCGACGTCGCGGCGACGCTGAAGTCCGGCGATATCGTCGATGTCGAGATCGAAGATGCCGACGAGCATGATCTGTTCGGGGTGGTCGCTGGCTAA
- a CDS encoding esterase/lipase family protein, producing the protein MPRDTLLPTDLKPPSRLATLGELALPLDMLRYGLSGYHLIGAPRGDGRPVALLPGYGASELSMRPLEAYLRHLGYHVRDWGMGRNNGRVVADVERFAAQAAEWVKADGAPLTLIGWSLGGVIARETARAYPHLVREIVTLGTPIIGGPKYTALAQRFAGRDFDAIEREIHARNLKGLTQPLTVIYSDRDGIVGPDIAVDTYNSQARNIKVDSTHLGIGINPRVWRIVADTLAGI; encoded by the coding sequence ATGCCTCGCGACACACTGCTTCCCACGGACTTGAAGCCACCCAGCCGGCTCGCGACGCTCGGCGAACTCGCGCTGCCGCTCGACATGCTGCGCTACGGCTTGTCGGGCTATCATCTCATCGGTGCTCCGCGCGGCGATGGCCGGCCGGTCGCCCTACTCCCCGGCTATGGCGCCAGCGAACTCTCGATGCGGCCCTTGGAAGCCTATCTCCGCCACCTCGGCTATCACGTCCGCGATTGGGGCATGGGCCGCAATAACGGCCGCGTCGTTGCCGACGTCGAACGCTTCGCGGCGCAAGCCGCCGAATGGGTCAAGGCCGACGGCGCGCCGCTCACTCTCATCGGTTGGAGCCTCGGCGGCGTCATCGCCCGCGAAACCGCCCGCGCTTACCCGCACCTCGTCCGTGAGATCGTTACCTTGGGCACCCCAATCATAGGCGGCCCCAAATATACCGCGCTCGCGCAGCGCTTCGCCGGCCGCGATTTCGACGCGATCGAGCGCGAGATCCATGCGCGCAACCTCAAGGGCCTCACCCAACCGCTTACGGTCATCTACTCCGACCGCGACGGCATCGTCGGCCCCGACATCGCGGTCGACACCTACAATTCGCAGGCGCGCAACATAAAGGTCGACAGCACGCATCTGGGGATTGGGATCAACCCGCGCGTCTGGCGGATCGTCGCAGATACGCTGGCGGGAATATAA